In the genome of bacterium, the window GTGCAGCGGATCATTCACTACTCCTTCATCTCGGAGCGCGGCCTGACGCTCCATGCCCACGCCGCCGAGGCGCTGTACATGTTCCTTTCCGCGCGGCTGTACCTGTACCACCAGGTCTACTTCCACCGCACCGTGCGCCGCATCGACCTGCAGCTGCGCGAGGTGTTCCGCCCGACGCTGCAGCTGCTGCTCGGGGGCAATCCGCTGCAACTGCTGGACCGCTACCAGGCGCTCACCGAATGGTCGCTGCTTTCGGAGGTCAACCGGTGGGCGGCGGGTGACGGCGACGCCGAACGCCGGGAGCTTGGCCGCGCATGGGCGGACGTGGTCGCGCGCAAGCTCAGATGGAAGCTCATCTACCAGGGCCACACCGATGCCCGAGACATCCCGAACGAAGCCCTCAGCGTCACCCGCGAGCAGTTCGCGCGTCATATCCGCGAGCGGTTGCCGGAGACGGCGCGCGACATCGTGTTCGAGGTCGACGTGGCCGCGCAGGAGTCGCGCGCCTTCAACCCGATCAACGAGACCGCCGACATACTCATCTATGAACCGCTCGAAGACCGCTACCAGCAGAGCCGCGTGCTCGACCTGTTCAAGCGGCTGCCGGTGCGCATGGCGCTGTTCCGGATCTTCGCCCACGACGAGGCCCACAGCCGGGAGCTCATCCAGGCCGCGAACGACGTGCTGGGCGTCGGTTAGCTAGAAATCGTCGCCGCCGAAGTCGTCACCGCCGCCGAAGTCGTCACCGCCGCCGAA includes:
- a CDS encoding HD domain-containing protein, whose protein sequence is MAELPAEYSRANLSSDPIYRYLRITKGGPGGVAGLAAEQDLVDSAWLQRLRRIHQLQSAWWVFATAEHSRFQHALGAMHLAGEWARHLYPSLRASCESVPSAQVVEETMRMAGLLHDVGHGPFGHFFDENYLDAWGIDHEVIGRALITGPLAPLIEALGASPSADFERREQIDPRWVAYLISSADLDGFHPPPWLAALRPALVGAYSADNMDYVPRDSYICGVAAGPVDVQRIIHYSFISERGLTLHAHAAEALYMFLSARLYLYHQVYFHRTVRRIDLQLREVFRPTLQLLLGGNPLQLLDRYQALTEWSLLSEVNRWAAGDGDAERRELGRAWADVVARKLRWKLIYQGHTDARDIPNEALSVTREQFARHIRERLPETARDIVFEVDVAAQESRAFNPINETADILIYEPLEDRYQQSRVLDLFKRLPVRMALFRIFAHDEAHSRELIQAANDVLGVG